The Mycobacterium seoulense genome has a window encoding:
- a CDS encoding LLM class flavin-dependent oxidoreductase — MTVQPAAFLRTTLPLDLSRLAELDSGRYHSIWLPDHMVSFWPDAIWTPEFTDLATASPSPHRHLDGLAVAAAAAVLTENVPLVSAVVDTVRRHPSMLAQTALTIDHLAKGRFILGLGSGESENTLPYGFDFSRPVSRFEEALTVIRLLWQSDGPVDFDGQFYTLRHARLDTEPYAGRPPQIWIGASGPRMLDIAGRHADGWWPAGAWTPEHYAEMLAAVRQSAERAGRDPQAITPCFIQVCLIGEDEDALADILQAPLVKAFLLQVSADTLRDFGFEHPMGDRWRGFQDIDPAVLTRDRILEFLDKARPEMVLAAVPHGTPKQVAKVVKTYVDAGLRVPKILDYGAMAGLRYAEASAANVRAAEDELMRLCGGSS; from the coding sequence ATGACCGTTCAGCCCGCCGCGTTCCTGCGCACGACCCTGCCGCTGGACCTGTCCCGGCTCGCGGAGTTGGACAGCGGCCGGTACCACTCGATCTGGCTGCCCGACCACATGGTCAGCTTCTGGCCCGACGCCATCTGGACTCCCGAGTTCACCGACCTGGCCACCGCATCCCCGTCGCCGCACCGCCACCTCGACGGGCTGGCGGTGGCCGCGGCGGCCGCCGTCCTGACCGAGAACGTTCCGCTCGTCAGCGCCGTCGTCGACACCGTGCGCCGCCACCCCAGCATGCTGGCCCAGACCGCGCTCACGATCGACCACCTCGCCAAGGGGCGTTTCATCCTGGGCCTGGGCAGCGGCGAGAGCGAGAACACCCTGCCCTACGGCTTCGACTTCTCCCGGCCGGTCAGCCGCTTCGAGGAAGCGCTGACGGTGATCCGGCTGCTCTGGCAGAGCGACGGCCCGGTCGATTTCGACGGGCAGTTCTACACCCTGCGCCATGCCCGGCTGGACACCGAGCCCTACGCGGGCCGGCCGCCGCAGATCTGGATCGGCGCCAGTGGCCCGCGGATGCTGGACATCGCCGGCCGGCACGCCGACGGGTGGTGGCCCGCCGGCGCCTGGACGCCGGAGCACTATGCCGAAATGCTCGCCGCGGTCAGGCAATCGGCCGAACGCGCCGGCCGCGATCCGCAGGCGATCACGCCGTGCTTCATCCAGGTCTGTCTGATCGGCGAGGACGAGGACGCCCTCGCCGACATCCTCCAAGCGCCCCTGGTCAAGGCGTTCCTGCTGCAGGTATCAGCGGACACGTTGCGCGACTTCGGATTTGAGCACCCGATGGGCGATCGGTGGCGCGGATTCCAAGACATCGACCCGGCGGTGCTCACCCGCGACCGGATCCTGGAATTCCTCGACAAAGCGCGGCCCGAGATGGTGCTGGCCGCCGTCCCGCACGGGACGCCGAAGCAGGTTGCCAAGGTCGTCAAGACCTACGTGGACGCCGGACTGCGCGTCCCCAAGATCCTGGACTACGGCGCGATGGCCGGCCTGAGATATGCCGAGGCTTCGGCGGCCAACGTGCGCGCCGCCGAAGACGAACTCATGCGGCTGTGCGGAGGGTCGTCGTGA
- a CDS encoding sulfotransferase family protein encodes MTTPLCAAQLLADAQAETGLRDYGDPTFPQRFTVAVDHLNGLGMNTEGNRQAAQVCRWLLTSRLEFIEDRNRYPIADEVIDEPMFVTGEPRSGTTLMHALMSVDPSARALRFWEVMYPSPPPGLAGPDDDRRERADADWREINAKLPKWLHSHPYNDMLGDGLPEDERTWAFDFRVMTPTAWWRVPMQSLVGGLATDPTAQYRLHKAMLQQLQYSRPRKFWVLKGFHGFRLKELFDAYPDAHLVWLHRDPVQVAASRTMMMADIAEGIVGPVDLHAEAKRHLEMTRASIANTMSNPLVDDPRILHVRYADFVADHIGTVRRYYQFCGRELSDDAESAMRAYLANNRGDRYGKFTYSTRLLTDIGEDLDALHEEFRAFRERFGVAIENRA; translated from the coding sequence GTGACGACGCCCCTGTGCGCCGCCCAGCTGCTTGCCGACGCGCAGGCCGAGACGGGACTGCGCGACTACGGCGATCCCACCTTCCCGCAACGCTTCACCGTCGCCGTCGACCACCTCAACGGCCTGGGCATGAACACCGAGGGCAACCGGCAGGCGGCGCAGGTGTGCCGCTGGCTGCTGACGTCGCGTCTGGAATTCATCGAAGACCGCAACCGCTACCCGATCGCCGACGAGGTGATCGACGAGCCGATGTTCGTCACGGGCGAACCCCGTTCGGGCACAACGCTCATGCACGCCCTGATGTCCGTCGATCCGTCAGCCCGGGCGCTGCGCTTCTGGGAAGTGATGTACCCGTCACCGCCGCCGGGTCTGGCCGGTCCCGACGACGACCGCCGGGAGCGGGCCGACGCGGACTGGCGGGAGATCAACGCCAAGCTGCCCAAGTGGCTGCACAGCCACCCGTACAACGACATGCTGGGTGACGGCCTGCCCGAGGACGAGCGCACCTGGGCGTTCGACTTCCGCGTGATGACGCCCACCGCCTGGTGGCGAGTGCCCATGCAGTCGCTGGTCGGCGGCCTGGCCACCGATCCGACGGCGCAATATCGCCTACACAAGGCCATGCTGCAACAGCTGCAATATAGCCGGCCGCGAAAATTCTGGGTGCTCAAGGGTTTTCATGGATTTCGGCTCAAGGAACTCTTCGACGCCTATCCGGACGCGCACCTGGTGTGGCTGCACCGCGACCCCGTCCAAGTCGCGGCGTCACGCACGATGATGATGGCCGACATCGCCGAGGGCATCGTCGGTCCGGTCGACCTGCATGCCGAAGCGAAGAGGCACCTCGAGATGACCCGCGCCAGTATCGCCAACACGATGAGCAATCCGTTGGTCGACGATCCGCGCATCCTGCATGTGCGCTACGCCGACTTCGTCGCCGACCACATCGGCACCGTGCGGCGCTACTACCAGTTCTGCGGCCGCGAGCTGTCGGACGACGCCGAATCGGCGATGCGTGCCTACCTGGCCAACAATCGTGGCGACCGCTACGGCAAATTCACGTACTCCACCCGACTGCTGACCGACATCGGCGAAGACCTCGATGCCCTGCACGAGGAATTCCGGGCATTCCGAGAGCGATTCGGCGTCGCCATCGAGAACCGCGCCTGA
- a CDS encoding sugar phosphate isomerase/epimerase family protein: MPGPHHRLSVHNVTFQGESLAELEAHWAALGVSRLSILDSQLLEPHFPMLLHGNAYSVEAVYHLFAGGRLSSETRAARDALSTVIDAAAAVGARTVYLLTGGRGDLTWAQAADRFCAMVAPCVAQAKAAGVALAIENASSLYADIHLAHTLRDTVTLAEMGGLSVCIDVFHCWAEGDFEAMVQRALPRTALIQLSDYVLGDRALPARAVPGDGTIPLEAFVTQALAGDYSRGFDLELIGPRIDREGHLESARRACDVLSAMLERLGA; encoded by the coding sequence ATGCCCGGCCCACACCACCGTCTGTCGGTGCACAATGTCACCTTCCAAGGCGAGTCGCTGGCCGAACTGGAAGCTCATTGGGCAGCGCTTGGCGTCTCCCGGCTGAGCATCCTGGACAGCCAGCTGCTCGAGCCGCACTTCCCGATGCTGTTGCACGGCAACGCATATTCCGTGGAGGCCGTCTATCACCTCTTCGCCGGCGGCAGGCTGTCGAGCGAGACGCGCGCCGCGCGTGATGCGCTGTCCACTGTGATCGACGCCGCTGCCGCTGTCGGGGCCCGCACCGTATACCTACTGACCGGCGGGCGCGGTGACCTCACCTGGGCGCAGGCCGCGGACCGATTTTGCGCCATGGTCGCGCCCTGCGTGGCGCAGGCCAAGGCGGCCGGGGTGGCGCTGGCCATCGAGAATGCGTCCAGCCTCTACGCCGACATTCACCTTGCCCACACCCTGCGCGACACCGTCACGCTGGCCGAGATGGGCGGCCTGAGTGTCTGCATCGACGTATTCCACTGTTGGGCCGAGGGGGATTTCGAGGCTATGGTGCAGCGGGCGTTACCGCGAACGGCGCTGATCCAGCTGAGCGACTATGTGCTCGGTGACCGGGCGCTGCCGGCCAGGGCGGTGCCCGGCGATGGCACGATTCCGCTGGAAGCGTTCGTCACCCAAGCGCTCGCCGGCGACTACTCCCGCGGTTTCGACCTGGAACTGATCGGTCCGCGGATCGACCGCGAGGGGCACCTGGAATCCGCCCGGCGCGCATGTGATGTCCTCAGCGCGATGCTCGAGAGACTGGGTGCGTGA
- a CDS encoding DUF1214 domain-containing protein produces the protein MAFGDGPDDAALQQAWSEFCARLQKAGEQVFKQANPASGAQRVDAYRFLTQNLGQAFDLALETRDTRYPVLHTFCGPTRKLGGDCADFTYQQAWIDGQSTYRLAGTRGTARFLNITVHGPRTPGPGVLHEPFGDIPEGNLLGHQLQIDPDGEFELYIGGPERGPNWLPTTAESRKLFIRQGFDRWDELPAQLRIERIDMASPKPLPSPTEMVEAMRWAGEFVTGLMADWPEFPFTYGGVDANRPNVFPQIAATDADTRRGRAAANMYWELADDEALIVEFGAHDGLWMLSNMGVFFNSMDYLYRPVSYTPSRTQADADGRVRLVMAHRDPGVRNWLDTQGFARGNLTYRHMLEGEPAALNTRVLKHDEVLAALPPDTAMVSPAERTAAMWERFHGIRRRYVL, from the coding sequence ATGGCCTTCGGTGACGGTCCCGACGACGCGGCGCTGCAGCAGGCTTGGTCTGAATTCTGCGCGCGGCTACAGAAAGCGGGCGAGCAGGTCTTCAAGCAGGCCAACCCGGCGTCGGGCGCGCAGCGGGTCGATGCCTATCGGTTTCTCACCCAAAACCTCGGCCAGGCCTTCGATCTGGCGCTCGAAACGCGCGACACCCGCTACCCGGTTCTGCACACCTTCTGCGGCCCGACCCGCAAGCTCGGCGGCGACTGCGCCGACTTCACCTACCAGCAGGCGTGGATCGACGGGCAGTCGACGTACCGGCTCGCGGGGACCCGTGGCACCGCAAGGTTCCTCAACATCACGGTCCACGGGCCACGTACGCCCGGCCCGGGCGTGCTGCACGAACCGTTCGGTGACATCCCGGAGGGCAATCTGCTCGGTCATCAGCTCCAGATCGACCCCGACGGCGAATTCGAGCTCTACATCGGCGGACCCGAGCGCGGGCCGAACTGGCTGCCCACCACGGCCGAGTCGCGGAAACTGTTCATTCGGCAGGGTTTCGACCGCTGGGACGAGCTGCCGGCGCAGCTTCGCATCGAGCGGATCGACATGGCCTCCCCCAAGCCGTTGCCCTCGCCCACCGAAATGGTCGAGGCGATGCGCTGGGCCGGCGAGTTCGTCACCGGCCTGATGGCCGACTGGCCCGAGTTTCCCTTCACCTACGGCGGCGTCGACGCCAACCGCCCCAACGTCTTCCCGCAAATCGCCGCGACCGACGCCGATACCCGGCGCGGCCGCGCGGCCGCCAACATGTATTGGGAACTCGCGGACGACGAGGCGCTGATCGTCGAGTTCGGCGCCCACGACGGGTTGTGGATGCTGAGCAACATGGGCGTCTTCTTCAACAGCATGGATTACCTGTACCGGCCGGTGAGCTACACGCCGAGCCGCACGCAGGCCGACGCCGACGGCCGCGTTCGTCTCGTCATGGCCCATCGTGATCCGGGCGTTCGCAACTGGCTCGACACCCAGGGCTTCGCGCGCGGCAACCTGACCTACCGGCACATGCTCGAGGGCGAGCCCGCCGCGCTGAACACTAGGGTTCTCAAGCACGACGAAGTGCTCGCCGCCCTACCCCCGGACACCGCCATGGTCAGCCCTGCCGAACGCACCGCCGCGATGTGGGAGCGCTTCCACGGCATTCGCCGTCGTTACGTCCTTTAG
- a CDS encoding alpha/beta fold hydrolase — protein MSEGELDGLSEFSLLSENAEQAGVTGPLPAVQRVDAGGNEDKISGLRWGDTPPRIVFLHGGGQNAHTWDTVVVGLGEPALAVDLPGHGHSAWREDGDYSPQLNADALVPALREHAPNADLVVGMSLGGLTAIRLAAVAPELVNELVLIDVTPSALQRHSEMTKEQQGTVALMHGEREFESFQAMLDLTIAAAPHREVKALRRGVFHNSRRLDNGKWTWRYDVIRKFPDFDVLWDDVDRLSAPITLIRGGNSGFVSDDDAAELRRRTSHFRAAHVVENAGHSVQSDQPRALIDLLRGVLEAR, from the coding sequence ATGTCCGAAGGTGAGCTCGATGGATTGTCGGAGTTCTCGCTGTTGTCCGAGAACGCCGAGCAGGCCGGTGTCACCGGTCCGCTGCCCGCTGTGCAACGCGTCGACGCGGGCGGGAATGAGGACAAGATCAGCGGGCTGCGCTGGGGTGACACTCCCCCGCGGATCGTCTTCCTGCACGGCGGCGGGCAGAACGCGCACACGTGGGACACCGTCGTCGTCGGCCTCGGCGAACCCGCGCTGGCCGTGGACCTGCCCGGGCACGGCCATTCGGCATGGCGCGAGGACGGCGACTACTCGCCGCAGCTCAACGCCGACGCCCTGGTGCCGGCGCTGCGCGAGCACGCCCCAAACGCCGATCTCGTCGTGGGCATGTCGCTGGGCGGGTTGACCGCGATACGTTTGGCCGCCGTCGCGCCCGAACTCGTGAACGAACTCGTCCTGATCGACGTCACCCCGTCGGCACTGCAGCGGCACTCGGAGATGACCAAGGAACAGCAGGGCACGGTCGCGCTGATGCATGGGGAGCGCGAATTCGAAAGCTTTCAGGCCATGCTGGACCTGACGATCGCGGCGGCGCCGCATCGCGAGGTGAAGGCCCTGCGCCGCGGCGTCTTTCACAACTCGCGCCGGCTGGACAACGGCAAGTGGACGTGGCGCTACGACGTCATCCGCAAGTTCCCCGACTTCGACGTCCTCTGGGACGACGTGGACAGGTTGTCCGCGCCCATCACCCTCATCCGCGGCGGCAACTCCGGATTCGTCAGCGACGATGATGCCGCCGAATTGCGGCGCCGCACAAGCCATTTCCGAGCCGCGCACGTCGTCGAGAATGCCGGTCACTCCGTGCAAAGCGACCAGCCCCGCGCCCTGATCGACCTGCTGCGCGGGGTGCTGGAGGCGCGCTGA
- a CDS encoding LLM class F420-dependent oxidoreductase, producing the protein MESDLPIRVGVQLQPQHAPQYGQIRDAVRRCEDIGVDIAFNWDHFFPLYGDPDGAHFECWTMLGAWAEQTSRIEIGALVTCNSYRNPELLADMARTVDHVSNGRLVLGIGSGWKQKDYDEYGYDFGTAGSRLADLAGALPRIKARLAKLNPPPTRDIPILIGGGGERKTLRLVAEYADMWHSFTSADEFPAKSQVLARHCADVGRDPASIERSAAVQDRGDLVGNAETLVGLGVTLLTVACDGPDYGLGAAEALCRWRDSR; encoded by the coding sequence ATGGAATCAGACCTCCCCATCCGCGTCGGTGTGCAACTGCAGCCGCAGCACGCGCCGCAATACGGACAAATCCGTGACGCCGTGCGTCGCTGCGAGGACATCGGCGTCGACATCGCGTTCAACTGGGACCACTTCTTCCCCCTTTACGGGGATCCCGACGGCGCGCATTTCGAATGCTGGACCATGCTCGGGGCCTGGGCCGAGCAGACATCGCGCATTGAGATCGGCGCGCTGGTCACCTGCAACTCCTACCGGAATCCCGAGCTGCTGGCCGACATGGCCCGAACCGTCGACCACGTCTCCAACGGCCGGCTCGTGCTGGGGATCGGCTCGGGCTGGAAGCAGAAGGACTACGACGAATACGGCTACGACTTCGGCACCGCGGGCAGCCGGCTGGCCGACCTGGCTGGCGCGCTCCCCCGGATCAAGGCACGGCTGGCGAAGCTGAATCCGCCGCCGACCCGCGACATCCCGATCCTGATCGGCGGCGGCGGGGAGCGTAAGACGCTGCGGCTGGTCGCCGAATACGCCGACATGTGGCACAGCTTCACCTCCGCCGACGAGTTCCCGGCGAAGTCACAGGTGCTGGCCCGGCACTGCGCCGACGTCGGCCGTGACCCGGCGAGCATCGAACGTTCGGCCGCCGTGCAGGACCGCGGCGACCTGGTAGGCAATGCCGAGACGCTCGTCGGCCTCGGTGTCACGCTGTTGACCGTGGCCTGTGACGGTCCGGATTACGGCCTCGGCGCGGCCGAAGCGCTGTGCCGGTGGCGCGATAGTCGCTGA
- a CDS encoding GntR family transcriptional regulator, whose translation MPKKYGVKEKDLVVSHILHLLLTGKLRTGDRVDRNEIALGLGVSRVPIQEALVQLEHDGIVSTRYHRGAFVERFDEATVLEHHELDGLLNGIASARAATSPTPRILGQLDGLMRSLRGAKDSRAFCDIAAEYRGTINDEYAGPRLHATIRASQNLIPRVFWLTYQGGREEMLPFYEDETAAINRRDPEAARAACESRSYLAAQTMLAELSRRRVFTVPDEVVPVVPGPLEGLDDAEPVGVEPSLAL comes from the coding sequence ATGCCGAAGAAATACGGGGTCAAAGAAAAGGACCTGGTTGTTTCGCACATCCTTCACCTCTTGCTGACGGGAAAGTTGCGCACCGGCGACCGCGTCGATCGCAATGAGATCGCGCTGGGGCTCGGAGTGAGTCGCGTCCCGATTCAAGAGGCGCTGGTTCAGCTTGAACACGACGGCATTGTCTCCACCCGCTATCACCGCGGGGCGTTCGTCGAGCGATTCGATGAAGCCACAGTCCTCGAACATCACGAGCTCGACGGGCTGCTCAACGGCATCGCCTCCGCGCGCGCGGCGACCAGCCCGACCCCGCGCATCCTCGGGCAACTCGACGGCTTGATGCGCTCGCTGCGCGGCGCGAAGGATTCGCGCGCGTTCTGCGACATCGCCGCGGAGTACCGAGGCACCATCAACGACGAATACGCCGGGCCGCGCCTGCACGCCACGATCCGCGCCTCGCAGAACCTCATCCCCAGGGTGTTCTGGCTGACCTACCAGGGCGGCCGCGAGGAAATGCTGCCGTTCTACGAGGACGAGACCGCCGCGATCAACCGGCGCGATCCCGAGGCCGCGCGGGCCGCGTGCGAGAGTCGCTCCTACCTGGCGGCCCAGACCATGCTGGCCGAACTTTCCAGGCGCAGGGTGTTCACCGTGCCCGACGAAGTGGTCCCGGTCGTGCCCGGACCGCTCGAGGGACTCGACGACGCCGAACCCGTGGGCGTCGAGCCGTCGCTGGCTCTTTAG
- a CDS encoding ABC transporter substrate-binding protein/permease: protein MNVRADRRTLRRGRLFGLTATLVLVCCMALGGLAAPAAADWNQCAPSGLDNARALPKDLTESQSTPEEDRDTTNSVEPLSAVDVGALGLGTPGVLTVGTLSDAPPNICINPTGEFSGFDNLLLRAIADKLHLQLRFVSTDFSALLAQVASRRFDVGSASVKATERRRHTVAFTNGYDFGFYSLVVPPGSPIHKFGDLAAGQRIGVVQGTVEESYVVDTLHLQPVKYPGFATLYASLKTRQIDAWVAPGTLASTVIRPGDPAVTVANTFSAGNFVAYAVAKENKPLIDALNSGLDAVIADGTWAKLYCQWVPRSLPPGWKPGSKAAPVPSLPDFAAIAASQHRAARGPAAPKSTLAQLRDSFFDWDMYRQAIPVLFTTGLPNTLILTNSAIVIGLALGMVLAMAGISHRRWLRWPARVYTDIFRGLPEVVIILLIGMGIGPLVGGLTNKNPYPLGIAALGLMAAAYIGEILRSGIQSVDPGQLEASRALGFSYTAAMRLVVVPQGIRRVLPALVNQFIGLLKASALVYFLGLIADQRELFQVGRDLNAQTGSLSPLVAAGLFYLILTIPLTHLVNYIDTRLRRGRGAPDPDDNSSLLATTFGQEIT from the coding sequence ATGAATGTGCGCGCGGACCGGCGCACCCTGCGCCGCGGCAGGCTGTTCGGACTCACCGCGACCCTGGTGTTGGTGTGCTGCATGGCATTAGGCGGGCTCGCGGCGCCCGCCGCTGCCGACTGGAACCAATGCGCGCCGTCCGGTTTGGACAACGCAAGGGCCCTGCCCAAAGACCTGACCGAGTCCCAGTCCACGCCCGAGGAAGACCGGGACACGACAAATTCGGTGGAACCGCTCAGCGCCGTCGACGTCGGCGCGCTGGGCCTGGGCACGCCGGGCGTGCTGACGGTGGGGACACTGTCGGACGCCCCGCCCAACATCTGCATCAATCCGACCGGCGAATTCAGCGGCTTCGACAACCTGCTGCTGCGCGCCATCGCCGACAAGCTGCACCTGCAGCTGCGCTTTGTCAGCACGGACTTCTCCGCGCTGCTCGCTCAAGTGGCGTCCCGGCGCTTCGACGTCGGATCGGCGTCGGTGAAAGCCACCGAACGGCGTCGTCACACCGTCGCATTCACCAACGGCTACGACTTCGGCTTCTACTCGCTGGTGGTGCCGCCCGGTTCACCGATCCACAAGTTCGGCGACCTGGCGGCCGGCCAGCGCATCGGTGTCGTCCAGGGCACCGTCGAGGAGTCCTACGTCGTCGACACCCTGCATCTGCAACCGGTGAAGTATCCGGGCTTCGCGACCCTGTACGCCAGCCTCAAGACCCGCCAGATCGATGCGTGGGTGGCGCCCGGAACCCTCGCCTCGACCGTCATACGGCCGGGCGATCCCGCGGTGACCGTCGCGAACACGTTCAGCGCAGGCAATTTTGTGGCGTATGCGGTCGCCAAGGAGAACAAGCCGCTGATCGATGCGCTGAACTCCGGGCTGGACGCGGTGATCGCCGACGGCACCTGGGCCAAGCTGTACTGCCAATGGGTCCCGCGTAGCCTGCCGCCGGGCTGGAAACCCGGGTCCAAAGCCGCGCCCGTCCCAAGCCTGCCGGATTTCGCCGCGATCGCCGCGAGCCAGCATCGCGCGGCGAGGGGTCCGGCCGCGCCCAAGTCGACGCTCGCCCAGTTGCGCGACTCGTTCTTCGACTGGGACATGTACCGCCAGGCCATTCCCGTTCTGTTCACGACGGGGCTGCCGAACACGTTGATCCTGACCAACAGCGCCATCGTGATCGGCCTCGCGCTCGGAATGGTGCTGGCCATGGCGGGCATCTCGCATCGGCGCTGGCTGCGCTGGCCGGCGCGGGTTTACACCGATATCTTCCGTGGCCTTCCCGAAGTGGTGATCATTCTGCTGATCGGAATGGGCATCGGGCCATTGGTCGGCGGTCTGACGAACAAGAATCCCTACCCCTTAGGGATTGCCGCGTTGGGATTGATGGCCGCGGCCTACATCGGCGAAATCCTGCGCTCGGGAATACAAAGCGTGGACCCCGGCCAGTTGGAGGCCTCCCGCGCCCTGGGATTCAGCTATACGGCCGCGATGCGGCTGGTGGTGGTGCCGCAGGGAATACGGCGGGTGCTGCCGGCACTGGTCAATCAATTCATCGGGTTGTTGAAGGCGTCGGCTTTGGTGTACTTCCTGGGCCTGATCGCCGATCAGCGGGAGCTCTTCCAGGTGGGCCGGGATTTGAATGCCCAAACCGGGAGCCTGTCGCCGTTGGTGGCGGCCGGTCTCTTCTACCTGATACTGACCATTCCGTTGACGCATCTGGTGAATTACATCGACACCCGCCTGCGCCGCGGTCGAGGCGCCCCCGACCCCGACGACAATTCCAGCTTGCTCGCGACGACGTTCGGCCAGGAGATCACGTGA
- a CDS encoding amino acid ABC transporter ATP-binding protein → MSAAVAGRAPVSLAAKDIHQTLGGNKVLRGVDLEAPAGTTVAVIGPSGSGKSTLLRTLNRLHEPDSGDILLDGRSVLRDDPNKLRQRIGMVFQQFNLFPHLSVLKNVAMAPCKLRHLPADEARELALAQLDRVGLKHKADARPGMLSGGQQQRVAIARALAMAPQVMFFDEATSALDPETVKGILQLIADLGADGMTMIVVTHEMGFARSASDTVVFMDRGKVVESGAPDQIFEAAQTERLQRFLSQVL, encoded by the coding sequence GTGAGCGCCGCCGTTGCGGGCCGTGCGCCAGTATCGCTGGCCGCCAAAGACATTCACCAAACGCTGGGCGGAAACAAGGTGCTGCGCGGCGTCGACCTCGAGGCGCCCGCCGGCACCACCGTCGCCGTCATCGGGCCGTCCGGCTCTGGCAAGTCGACGCTGCTGCGCACCTTGAACCGATTGCACGAACCCGATAGCGGCGACATCCTGCTGGACGGCCGGTCCGTGTTGCGCGACGATCCCAACAAGCTGCGCCAGCGCATCGGCATGGTGTTTCAGCAATTCAACCTCTTCCCGCATCTGAGCGTGCTGAAAAACGTTGCGATGGCGCCGTGCAAGTTGCGGCACCTGCCCGCCGACGAGGCCCGCGAGCTGGCGCTGGCTCAGTTGGACCGAGTTGGCCTGAAGCACAAGGCCGATGCCCGGCCCGGCATGCTGTCCGGCGGCCAACAACAACGGGTCGCGATCGCCCGGGCGCTGGCCATGGCCCCGCAGGTGATGTTTTTCGATGAGGCGACGTCGGCGCTGGATCCCGAAACGGTGAAAGGAATCCTGCAACTCATCGCCGACCTCGGCGCCGACGGTATGACCATGATCGTGGTCACTCACGAAATGGGTTTTGCCCGCTCGGCATCCGACACCGTTGTCTTCATGGATCGCGGCAAGGTCGTGGAATCCGGGGCGCCGGACCAGATTTTCGAAGCCGCGCAGACCGAACGGCTACAGCGATTCTTATCCCAGGTACTTTGA
- a CDS encoding MarR family winged helix-turn-helix transcriptional regulator yields the protein MADSESTAADVTELAEGLHRALSKLFSILRRGDPSGTAAAGELTLAQLSILVTLLDQGPIRMTDLAAHERVRTPTTTVAIRRLEKLGLVKRSRDPSDLRAVLVDITPRGRAVHGESLANRRASLAAMLSQLPASDLGILMQALAPLERLGCGEPTSGPAGEPPACKEA from the coding sequence ATGGCGGACAGCGAATCCACCGCGGCCGACGTCACCGAGCTTGCGGAAGGTTTGCACCGTGCGCTGTCCAAATTGTTTTCGATTCTGCGGCGCGGGGACCCGAGCGGCACGGCGGCCGCGGGCGAACTGACGTTGGCGCAACTCTCGATTCTGGTCACCCTGCTGGACCAAGGGCCGATTCGGATGACCGACCTGGCGGCCCACGAACGGGTGCGCACGCCCACCACCACCGTGGCGATCCGCCGGCTGGAGAAGCTGGGGCTGGTGAAACGTTCGCGCGACCCGTCCGACCTGCGGGCGGTGCTGGTCGACATCACCCCGCGCGGGCGTGCCGTCCACGGCGAGTCGCTGGCCAACCGGCGCGCCTCGCTGGCCGCGATGCTCAGTCAGCTACCCGCGTCCGACCTCGGTATCCTGATGCAGGCGCTGGCGCCGCTGGAACGGCTGGGCTGCGGTGAGCCGACCTCGGGCCCCGCGGGTGAGCCGCCGGCGTGTAAAGAGGCATGA
- a CDS encoding SDR family oxidoreductase, producing the protein MPTALITGAGGGIGSAIATALAPTHTLLLAGRPSDRLDAVAQRLGSTTFPLDLTDSGDIEAACEIVDELDVLVHNAGMSIPGHVAESNIDEWRATFAVNVLGPVELTLALLPALRRARGQVVFINSGAGRNVLSGMASYSASKFALRAFADSLRADEPELRVTTVYPGRTDSEMQRELVEFEGGTYDPSKFLRPETVAAAVASVVATPPDGHVHEVVLRPRGR; encoded by the coding sequence ATGCCCACTGCACTCATCACCGGCGCCGGTGGCGGCATCGGTTCCGCGATCGCCACGGCGTTGGCGCCCACCCACACCCTGCTGCTGGCCGGTCGGCCGTCCGACCGGCTCGACGCCGTCGCGCAACGGCTCGGGTCGACGACGTTTCCCCTGGACCTGACCGACTCCGGTGATATCGAGGCCGCGTGCGAGATCGTGGACGAACTCGACGTGCTGGTGCACAACGCCGGCATGTCGATCCCCGGTCATGTGGCCGAGTCCAACATCGACGAGTGGCGCGCCACGTTCGCCGTCAATGTGCTTGGGCCGGTGGAACTTACGTTGGCGTTGCTGCCGGCACTGCGGCGGGCCCGCGGCCAGGTGGTGTTCATCAACTCCGGGGCGGGCCGCAACGTTTTGTCCGGCATGGCGTCGTACTCGGCCAGCAAGTTCGCGTTGCGGGCCTTCGCCGACTCGCTGCGCGCCGACGAGCCCGAGCTGCGGGTGACCACGGTCTACCCCGGCCGCACCGACAGCGAGATGCAGCGCGAGCTCGTCGAATTCGAGGGCGGGACGTACGACCCCAGCAAGTTCCTGCGGCCCGAAACCGTCGCGGCCGCGGTCGCCAGCGTGGTGGCCACTCCCCCGGACGGCCACGTTCACGAGGTGGTGCTGCGGCCCAGGGGCCGGTGA